In the genome of Channa argus isolate prfri chromosome 8, Channa argus male v1.0, whole genome shotgun sequence, the window TAGGCCATCTGAACATGACATAAACCCAGGGACAAGTTATGAGTGATTTATATTTCATGTGTGTAATCACAATTTACACTAAAACAGGGTCACATTCTTTAGGGCAGAGGTGAAATCCCAGGGGTCTCGTCTGTCCTGTCTACCGTTCTGCTATCTTTGTGCTGTGTGGAGCCTGATgttaaagtgattaaaaaaataaaaacacttttttttttgttgtgcagTAATTTTTCTTGCTTTGTGTCAGGCTGAGCAGACATTTTGCTACTTATTAGTTATTGAGATTCTCTctacttttattattacacGTCTGTACCGCTTTGTCATCCAAACTGTCTTATTTgtgaaataagaaataaattcCATTCACGTACTTTATGAACCCTTTGGAAATCTaacatttttcctttctaaAAACTCATACTTAAATGACTCCATCACTTCAGGCACTAATGTCATACCTTGATGTTTCATTGCCTTCTTTTCTTCAACCGTGCTCTCTGACGGCTGCTCCTTCTTGGTCTTCACATCACGGCTTGGTTCATCACTTTGTCTGTTCTCCTGTTCTGGTTGGTTTTGGTTCTTCACGGCCGAGGAGCTGATCTTCCCCACGCTGCGAAACTTGGAGAAGATGCTCGGCTGTTTCCCAGAAGGCCTGAGCCAGCTCAGCTTGTCTCGCTTCTTTCTTTTCCCGTCCGCCTCTTCACATTTCACCTCGTCACTCCTGCCTTTCCCCTCCTCACTCAGTTTCTCCCCCCCCTCCTGTTTTATTGCCTCCTTTCCGCTCTCATCTCTGGTGCTTTCCATTGCGAGGTCACTGGAGGACTTCCTTTTGGAGCGAGTAAAGGGTTTATTGCTACGGACACAGTCTTCCTCAACATCAGATTTCTTAGACTTCACAGATTTTGGCTTCTTCTTGGCATTTCCCGCCTCAGTGTCACTTTTCCTCTTACCACTGACTTGACTGTCCTCTGTGGGAGTTTCGGATTCAGTGAGAGAACTGCTAGGATCGGAAAGGTcgccatttttcattttaacctCCGTCACATCGTCATTGTCCCTCTCAAGCTCTTGCTCCTTCCTAATTGTGTCACAGGCGTCCTGGACATATCCCAAAATGCACTGCAGCACCTCCTGGGCATCATGCTGCAGATAGCCTTCATACATAGGGTTTAGTTGcctgcaacacaaaaaacagctaACAAtaagtggaaagaaaaatatttggtGATTTAAAAGCTAATAAAGTTCCTAcaatattttagctttaaaaataaaccgGTGCCACTCTTTTGACTTAGGGCTTGGACTTCAATGAGGGCATCAATGCATTcattcaaatactgtatgttctcGTCAATGCATTTTACAACACAGCTAGTTGCACCTGAAGAAGCCATTACCTGGAAATTCAACTTAACAtcaacattcatacacacaagTTACTAAGTGGGTGTTTAATTACAcactttattattaacatttacactacgtttattaaataaattggGTTTTATAAAAAGGTTCAAAATTAGGGCTGCAcctaacaattatttttttttgtcgaCTTAGTTACTGGGTCGCCCGCTGGACAAAGACATAATCACCTAAGTATTGCACAATTGCACCAGTCTATCCTGAACAAACTGTTGTTAGAAAGCAGAAAACCTCCTGATTCCAATGATCTAAACCAATTAAAAGGTTGAAGGACCACACGAACAACACTTTCTTAAAATGTAACCAAAGCTCATACCATAAATCTTAGATTTTATGACGTTTGCAGGGTCACGGAGTTATTGAACCCTCAAATGCTTAACAGCCTACTCTCCGTACAAATCCAAAGAATAAAATAGTTCCAAACTTTAAGCCTAAAAACCCTCTTATCCAAAAGAAACAGCCTTAAAACCATCTTTCTTCACTGTTCAGTCATTGCTAACAATGCttacttttctgtgtttgaaacAGCATGAAACAGCATAGCTCTGTCCTACAGTACTCGTTAGTTTGAGGATGAGTTATCTACCTCACCACTGAAGTCTTTCATTTACACAGCTATTTGGGTGATCACATCGTTACCTGAGCGTGTTTAGTATTTTACGAGGCGGTGTAGCGAGCTCTCCTTCACTGAAGCTGTCAGGGTTGAGCAGGAAGCTGGACTGCAGCTGCTCCACCGATGTGATCAGGCTGTTGAAGCTCCAAAGGAGCTCAATGTGACCAGGCAAGGACTCATCTGCACAGTCCAACTGCTGAGAAGGTGACaaggaataaaatacaaaccagaaaaagaaaaaaaaaaagatattaatttttttttatctttaatttaatAACAAGAGGTCACATTGTTAACCAGCTACTGAAAGGAGAAGCATCATGGATTCATGCTCTAAACATAACTATGTAACTATGTGGCCTTAATAAAGTTTTGGATTTGAACCCATTTAAGTGATTTCATATCGATTCTGTTCTTATTTTACAGGGAATTTGTTCTAATACACAGAAAGCAGTAAATTCTCTCTGTTGCTGTTAAATATTTTCCTATTCCAGCTTGCACCTTAGATTGATGAGCACACAGCTGTGCACAGCATTAGTATCCCttgatcaaaaataaaacatcttatAAATAAGCTGTTAGGAGACAATATCAAGCTTACTATTCATTATCAGTGATGGGTTTTGGATTGATGTTGGCTGTGATTTCTTTAGCTAATCTTTGCTAATATATGTTTGGTAACATAAGTTGCTTTACACCAACCTCTTCATTTTTATCAGTTTCTCCCTTCAGTTTGTCTTTCCATTTGGACAGGCTGTACAGTTTCTTAAGGCCCTCTCTGAGTCCTGGGCAGTAGTAAAGAACCTGCAGGAGTGATCAGACACAAATAAGGAGTCATTGGCAAATGAGGATTTATTGTCTCATGAAAGACCAACAAGCgatattttaaaactgagcaGGTAAATGACCAAGAGACATGACAGGAATGAGAGAAATAAATGGATGGACAGATtaaccacaaacagaaacatttaatgtagcctctaaaaaggaaacaattgtttttttttctctctctctccactatTTGAACCGGTTTTGCAGAGCTCATACAGGTGCCCGAGTGCGTGTCTCTACACCCAAACACAGTCCTTACAGGTACGCCAAAGTAAGACAATGAAATGGGAACACTAAACACTTAGCTCCACGTTTAGCTGTTCTGCATCAACCAAGGACGACACAGTGACCCACTCTGACAAACACGTACCTGTTCCTGTCTAGTGTTTGATGTTAATGTAATGTTAAGCAATATTCTTAgtgacacacacaggaaaagaaagTTAATGCTGTGATAATGGTCAATAAGATATGTGGTTTGCAGCTGATTAAAGTTACCTTCTAATGTTCGTGTTTTTGTACAGAAACTCCATTTCATGATAATGGCACATACTTATGACACAATACTGATTGTTTACTTCTGCGACATTTAGACAGTTATTCTTTAACACTCCCAAGTGCAGGTGCATCTCAAAATAGAATATTGTCGAAAAGAGAACTTATTTcagaaattcaatttaaaaagtgaaactcatattttaaatagattCGTTAATCACGGTGATATATTATATaagcatttatttcttttaattttgacaaTTATGGCTTACAGCTAATGATAACTCAAAATTCTGTATTtcagaaaatttgaatattattaaAAGGTTCAATGTTGCAGACTCTGTGTCACAGTGTAATCCACTAATTAACTCAACACATGCAACGTTTTCCAAAGCCTTTAAATGGTATCTCAGTCTGGTTCAgtaggctacacaatcatgGAAAAGACTGCTGACTTGACAGATGTCCAGAAGACTGTCATAGACACAATGACCCTCCACAAGGAGGGTAAGCCACAAAAAGATCGTTGCTAAAGAAgctggctgttcacagatgctacTTGCATGCCACAGCACACAGACATTTCCACGACATCGGTTACAACTGTCACATCCCTTCTGTCAAGCCACTCCTGGACCAGAGTCAACACCAGCTCTGTGGTCCGAAGTCCTATCATCAGATAAAAGTACATCttgcatttcatttgaaaatcaaGTTCGCAGTGTCTGGAGGAAGAGTGGAGAGGCACCGAGTCCAAGTTGCTTGAGGTCCAGTGTGAAGTTTTCTACAGTCTGTGATAATTTGGGGAGCAATGTGATCTGCTGGTGTTGGTCCACCGTGTTTTTTCAAGTCCGAAGTCAGTGCAGCCGTCTACTAGGAAACTCTAGAGCACTTCATGCTTCCCTCTGCTGACATGAAATGTTAATTCCATTTTCCAGCAAGACTTGCCACGCTGCCGAAAGCATTAATACCTGGTTTAATGACCTTGGTATCACTGTGCTTGATTGGCCAGCAAACTCGCCTGACCTAAACCCATAGATTCTCTACGGGGTATTGTcgagaggatgaggagaaacGCCAAACCCAACAATGCGGACGAGCTGAAGGACGGCATCAAAGCAACCTGGGCTGATCGCCTCCATGCCACGTCACATTGATGCAGTAATTCATGCAAAAGGAGCCCTGACCAAGTACTGAGACCGTATACTGTATATGGACATATTTTACAGCCAACATTCTTGTATTAAAATCCCTTgtaataaaaatgactaaaataaattcacttttatttatggAGATGCACCTGTATGTTACAATGCATTGACACCAGATTGTATTTAATGCTACATGTTTATTCTGACTCTGGAAATGACCTACCTGTAAGACACTGTTTAAATAGCAGGTGTTGCCAAGATTGTTGAACCCCACAAATGGCACCAagttctctcttttctcacacGTCAGGAGAAGACCAGGTGATGCTGGACATGGAGAGGGACCAGGGACCACCTGATCACAGCCACTGAATagtggaaaagaaaactgttttaaatgaaaatgccaaataaagtttaaaaatatatatatctttaGTTCAagttatttattgattgattatcAGTGCCAATcatttttcacttcattaaGATatcaaacatttcacatttattattattgaccGAAATGCCttgaagcatttattttttgcacttattgaaaagacaaaacacaggatatgaaacaaaaaagcatATACAAATGATTATAAATATAATAGGATAAGTTTGTATGACTTTATCAAGTCCTTGCAAACTGTGAGGTTGCCACAAAAATGTGTGGTCATAATATCATAGTGTAGAGTGTAAAGTCCTGGgttcaaaacattatttaagTTCAAAAGTATTAGCTCAAAAATACTtgtttgtaaaactgttttctaaatgtttgtaaGTAAATTAACTCATTTTGcagtaatgaaaaaaattatattacattaattaCTCGTGCATTATAGTGTTCATCACTTGAATGCTGCCATCAATGTTTAGGAATTTATTTGGAAAACTATATACCATGTTTTGATGATCATACGTTTTGAATCCTATACTACAATATGTACTGTAGAATCTATTAAATAGTATCTCTGAAATGCAGTGAAGTAGCAGAGAATGGAAACACTTTGTATGAACCTAAATGactgaaacactgaaagcacacacgcacacacatacacacaccttcCCTCAGGCTCCACTGGTTCCGCCGTTTTTGGCTCATCGGTTTGAGGTTCAGAGAAATCCAGAGCCCGTTTAGCTTCTTTCTTCTGGAAGAACTTCAGAGACAGTTTGCTCTTCTTGATGGGGCTCCCTAGCGCCGCCACAACATTTTCGCCCTGCAGACCTGgcatctttttcctcttttcttttttttttcctgcacctTGCcgggtttattttttttttctcccctcgTTCCTTTTCTACGGAGACGCAGCAGCGCAACTCACtggcaaaaaaaggaaagacaatTGTAATTTCAGTGGGCGCCATCAAGTTCAACGAGGACGAAAGTAACTGCGCACTTAGTTAATGCTCGGCAGAACTGTtcttacaattaaaaaaagctggATTTAACGAAAGTCGTAGCTCTGCATTACAAAGTCTAAGCTAGTTATCGACTGAACAACGCATTATATAACATGTTAGCTAGCTAGCGCTAACTTACTGTTGGCACTCTTGGTTTTCCTCGACATTTCAAACATAACAACTTACTCCACCGGTCGTTGTCTCTTTATCCTTAGGAGATATCTGCAACCTAGCGCCGACAATCGGTGCAGAATAACGTGCTGCTTCTGAGCACTTTACGGATCGCACAACGACAAACTGGGTCAAAACGGTGCGGTGAAGAAGTGGGAGGAGAAAACGCGCAGCACAGTGCACttacagaaaataacatttcaaaatcaCCGCGCTGTTTTTAACATTACCTGATTGAGTCATCGCAGATTAAAGTTGAATCCTTTTTACGAAATATGCCGCCGTGGTGTCATTTAAGGAGTGTTTGACAATTCAGACGGTGCAGCAGAAGTTGGCGCTTTTTCCTGTCAGAAGACCCACTGGCAGCTGCACTGCCGGTTAAACACCGGCaagaaaacaacacatcagGCACAAATGTCCTAACAACGGTCACCCCTGACGTGAAAACTATTTCACAACCCtacatcaaatgtttaaatgtttgtagacttttgtaaaattattacACAAGAGCGATTTACACCCGAAATCTCAGGCTTAGATTAAGACATCTATTATACTTAGGCCCCTTTTGCTTGTTTCGGACGCCATTTTGTAGTTCTTACTAGTAGTTTATTACGCATTccttcaaattaaatgtgaattagTATTTGGTTGGAAGTGAATCCATGTCAAGATCTCTAATTAGACTTACTGGAAAGTCAAAGGAGATCGTACATTTTTTTAAGCGAGCGAGTCGTAGTTTTGCTCATAAGCGATACCGCTGTATTTTAAATACTAATTAATACTACTTAAGTGGGATTCGCTTGAAACCCATTTTTATATGGCTGTGCAGCAAGTTTCATTTCGGCAAAGATAATTAACACTAATATAAGTCTATGGTAGAATATACGTTCAATTTATATATTCTTGCACTTCAC includes:
- the usp1 gene encoding ubiquitin carboxyl-terminal hydrolase 1 isoform X1 produces the protein MPGLQGENVVAALGSPIKKSKLSLKFFQKKEAKRALDFSEPQTDEPKTAEPVEPEGSGCDQVVPGPSPCPASPGLLLTCEKRENLVPFVGFNNLGNTCYLNSVLQVLYYCPGLREGLKKLYSLSKWKDKLKGETDKNEEQLDCADESLPGHIELLWSFNSLITSVEQLQSSFLLNPDSFSEGELATPPRKILNTLRQLNPMYEGYLQHDAQEVLQCILGYVQDACDTIRKEQELERDNDDVTEVKMKNGDLSDPSSSLTESETPTEDSQVSGKRKSDTEAGNAKKKPKSVKSKKSDVEEDCVRSNKPFTRSKRKSSSDLAMESTRDESGKEAIKQEGGEKLSEEGKGRSDEVKCEEADGKRKKRDKLSWLRPSGKQPSIFSKFRSVGKISSSAVKNQNQPEQENRQSDEPSRDVKTKKEQPSESTVEEKKAMKHQDGLDLMERMFQGQLVLRTRCLECESFTERREDFQDISVPVLEDHPSSPDDLSDVSPDPKPELKTLKWAIAQFASVERIVGEDKYFCETCHHYTEAERSLLFDKTPEVITIHLKRFSANSLELDPYAGLSKVNTPLQTPLTLSLEEWCTGPSSTAGQHYQLFAVVMHSGVTISSGHYTAYIRMSELKNVKLWLEDRQGTEKQHEETEGKEGPQVKDEMLDYDDGEVSFNVNARGQRSSRLASSKPGGKKLSEGGGVGLLGGQRSLSSYEFANSSNKHTDKAAISGATEGSAGRKTIHNSDKKEPEAGEEASMASCSRVEATEQQALNKLLEFEGKWLLFDDSEVRVFEEEEFLRACSPKTCSSSTPYLLFYRRMPVARC
- the usp1 gene encoding ubiquitin carboxyl-terminal hydrolase 1 isoform X2, giving the protein MPGLQGENVVAALGSPIKKSKLSLKFFQKKEAKRALDFSEPQTDEPKTAEPVEPEGSGCDQVVPGPSPCPASPGLLLTCEKRENLVPFVGFNNLGNTCYLNSVLQVLYYCPGLREGLKKLYSLSKWKDKLKGETDKNEELDCADESLPGHIELLWSFNSLITSVEQLQSSFLLNPDSFSEGELATPPRKILNTLRQLNPMYEGYLQHDAQEVLQCILGYVQDACDTIRKEQELERDNDDVTEVKMKNGDLSDPSSSLTESETPTEDSQVSGKRKSDTEAGNAKKKPKSVKSKKSDVEEDCVRSNKPFTRSKRKSSSDLAMESTRDESGKEAIKQEGGEKLSEEGKGRSDEVKCEEADGKRKKRDKLSWLRPSGKQPSIFSKFRSVGKISSSAVKNQNQPEQENRQSDEPSRDVKTKKEQPSESTVEEKKAMKHQDGLDLMERMFQGQLVLRTRCLECESFTERREDFQDISVPVLEDHPSSPDDLSDVSPDPKPELKTLKWAIAQFASVERIVGEDKYFCETCHHYTEAERSLLFDKTPEVITIHLKRFSANSLELDPYAGLSKVNTPLQTPLTLSLEEWCTGPSSTAGQHYQLFAVVMHSGVTISSGHYTAYIRMSELKNVKLWLEDRQGTEKQHEETEGKEGPQVKDEMLDYDDGEVSFNVNARGQRSSRLASSKPGGKKLSEGGGVGLLGGQRSLSSYEFANSSNKHTDKAAISGATEGSAGRKTIHNSDKKEPEAGEEASMASCSRVEATEQQALNKLLEFEGKWLLFDDSEVRVFEEEEFLRACSPKTCSSSTPYLLFYRRMPVARC